In Fusarium oxysporum Fo47 chromosome IX, complete sequence, the following proteins share a genomic window:
- a CDS encoding fungal-specific transcription factor domain-containing protein gives MTDESKRCRTKKAKTRSVSSWLFYLQETQKKVKCDEQLPGCKRCAKIGVECPSYHKPVKWSVKYERYMVDSSPTADNSFSWFDSGARNLSNLIQPKSDSESVETQNDNDSEVQAPGPSTQGSSSSLSDAREYLEDMLEMHPPSTLNSEQPSALCDDVQADEEFSLAPDALHDDSLCLTSYTPTLQTSLILDHYFTTVCHFNSSFDSANNPFRSEVARMMADSPLLFGCVLSMSAAHLYQGDKNSSYIPLEFQTEAMSHLSQTLSKLPVSKECEVDDNRPTALVSREKILNVSDDLLLSIIFLGMTAVGMSWITLNKLTDIDKRRNMTRTQIFVVSSMVYWEAMSSALFDQQYEGLSHLTIFCDPHPPALIQPCPWTGVATPIFVFLAKTLTLVRNNQALKSLRVFETGEIHRRALYAELLAKATSLEREIVGYRLPYLGLIDDIGDPCTTPDHLLAISRCYRLAALLELYSAFPETTRREERPDGAIDLHHGDDKTHLVMGLAFSILEILEKIPDDSGTISIQLLSLLIAGSVLGPVSPRGEDEGPKRLETLRLRAFVRQRIHKMYAAVRLGPIGNVMLILEEVWSRMDMLPAVQNGNPVISSFHWIDIMSEKRLETIFG, from the exons ATGACTGACGAGTCGAAAAGATGCCGTACTAAGAAGGCGAAAACGCGGA GCGTGTCTAGCTGGCTGTTCTATCTGCAAGAGACGC AAAAGAAGGTGAAATGTGATGAACAGCTGCCAGGATGCAAGAGATGCGCGAAAATTGGTGTCGAATGTCCCAGCTATCATAAGCCTGTGAAATGGTCGGTCAAGTACGAGAGGTACATGGTTGATTCGTCACCGACTGCGGATAACTCCTTTTCTTGGTTCGACTCAGGTGCCAGAAATCTATCAAACTTGATACAGCCGAAATCAGACTCTGAAAGCGTCGAGACTCAGAACGACAATGACTCTGAAGTACAAGCACCTGGCCCTTCCACGCAAGGTTCTAGTTCAAGTTTATCTGATGCCAGGGAATACTTAGAGGACATGTTAGAAATGCATCCACCCTCAACGTTAAATTCAGAACAACCCTCGGCATTGTGCGACGATGTCCAAGCCGATGAGGAATTTTCTCTTGCGCCCGATGCGTTACATGATGACTCTCTTTGCCTGACTTCCTACACACCAACTCTACAAACATCACTCATCCTGGACCACTACTTCACAACAGTTTGCCATTTCAACTCATCCTTCGACTCGGCGAATAACCCATTCCGGTCAGAAGTTGCCAGAATGATGGCCGACTCACCCCTACTCTTTGGTTGCGTGTTGAGCATGTCAGCAGCTCATTTGTACCAGGGCGACAAAAACAGCAGCTATATCCCACTGGAGTTCCAGACTGAGGCAATGTCACATCTTTCACAGACATTGTCTAAGCTTCCTGTGAGCAAGGAATGCGAGGTGGATGACAACCGGCCTACGGCCTTGGTATCTCGGGAGAAAATTCTGAATGTTTCGGATGACTTGCTCTTGAGCATTATATTCTTGGGAATGACTGCGGTAGGTAT GTCATGGATAACATTAAACAAACTGACGGACATCgacaaaagaagaaacatgACGAGAACACAAATATTTGTGGTCTCATCCATGGTATATTGGGAAGCTATGAGCTCAGCTCTCTTCGACCAGCAATATGAAGGCTTATCACATCTCACCATCTTTTGTGATCCCCATCCCCCGGCACTCATCCAGCCTTGTCCATGGACTGGCGTTGCAACCCCCATTTTTGTGTTTCTTGCAAAGACACTAACACTGGTGCGGAATAACCAGGCTCTGAAGAGCTTGCGGGTTTTCGAAACCGGGGAGATCCATCGGAGGGCCCTGTACGCTGAGTTGCTCGCCAAAGCGACTAGTCTTGAACGTGAGATCGTGGGGTATCGGCTGCCCTATCTTGGTCTTATTGATGACATTGGAGATCCATGCACAACGCCTGATCACTTGCTGGCTATATCCCGCTGTTATCGTCTGGCTGCCCTACTAGAGCTCTACTCTGCATTCCCGGAGACAACAAGGAGAGAGGAGAGACCAGACGGTGCTATTGATTTGCACCATGGTGATGATAAGACACATCTAGTCATGGGACTGGCATTCAGTATATTGGAAATCTTGGAAAAGATTCCAGACGACTCAGGGACAATATCGATACAGCTTCTGTCACTACTGATCGCTGGAAGTGTCCTGGGGCCCGTCTCACCAAggggagaagatgaaggaccaAAGAGATTGGAAACACTTCGTTTGCGGGCTTTTGTTCGACAGCGGATTCACAAGATGTATGCGGCTGTTCGTTTGGGGCCAATTGGAAACGTCATGCTTATACTGGAGGAGGTATGGTCGCGTATGGACATGTTGCCGGCGGTTCAGAACGGGAACCCAGTGATATCGAGCTTTCACTGGATAGATATCATGTCAGAAAAAAGATTGGAAACAATATTTGGATGA